In Kangiella profundi, one DNA window encodes the following:
- a CDS encoding TFIIB-type zinc ribbon-containing protein: protein MQCPVCDGVDLAMTTREGIEIDYCPKCRGVWLDRGELDKIIERSAPAQAATPQSQAQEPRYRDDLYKESKYRDHGYSNNDHYKRKKKKSLLGELFDF, encoded by the coding sequence ATGCAATGCCCTGTTTGTGACGGTGTTGATTTAGCCATGACTACTCGTGAAGGAATTGAAATAGACTATTGCCCCAAATGCCGCGGGGTTTGGCTAGACCGAGGGGAGCTGGATAAAATTATTGAACGCTCAGCACCCGCTCAAGCTGCAACACCACAATCTCAAGCTCAAGAGCCTAGATATCGTGATGATCTCTACAAAGAATCCAAATATCGAGATCATGGCTACAGCAATAACGATCATTACAAACGCAAAAAGAAGAAAAGCCTGCTCGGCGAACTGTTTGACTTTTAA
- a CDS encoding Mth938-like domain-containing protein, whose product MDFSQDKTSGRYTIRSYRKGSIIINDATYQVPIALGLEDLYDNLLPDKVSKLDKQTLTELDIASYEVVILGTGENQDFPSWDLLEAAQMMGTPLEVMATDAACRTYTILASDGRNVLALLYP is encoded by the coding sequence ATGGATTTTTCGCAAGACAAGACTAGTGGTCGTTACACCATACGATCCTATCGCAAAGGTTCTATTATCATTAATGATGCGACATATCAGGTCCCAATTGCTCTTGGCCTTGAAGACTTGTACGACAATTTGTTGCCAGATAAAGTCTCAAAGCTGGATAAGCAAACTTTAACCGAACTTGATATTGCAAGCTACGAAGTAGTTATTCTAGGAACGGGTGAAAATCAAGACTTTCCTTCCTGGGACTTACTGGAGGCGGCTCAGATGATGGGGACGCCGCTCGAGGTAATGGCGACCGATGCCGCCTGCCGCACTTATACTATTCTGGCCAGCGATGGAAGGAATGTTCTGGCACTTCTCTACCCATAG
- the xerD gene encoding site-specific tyrosine recombinase XerD — protein sequence MSEQIIEQFCDQVWMEQGLSDATLSSYRSDLKLFSKWLQKQGKTLTNSAPSDIQQYLAERYSKQYSSRSTARFLSSARKFYRYLLQSNQIKVDPTQQIESPKIQPPVPKSLSEDEVDNLLSQPDLDTALGLRDKAMLELLYSSGLRITELISVEMNQIGFQQGVMRVIGKGNKERIVPIGEEALQAIAQYIRHGRAELANEKVSDWLFLSTRGQRMTRQTFWHRIKFYAKTAGIRKHLSPHTLRHAFATHLLNHGADLRTLQMLLGHSDLSTTQIYTYVAKERLKQLHSQHHPRG from the coding sequence ATGAGCGAACAGATTATTGAACAGTTTTGCGATCAGGTATGGATGGAGCAGGGGTTATCTGATGCAACTTTGTCCAGTTATCGTAGCGATCTGAAATTATTCAGCAAATGGCTGCAGAAGCAGGGAAAAACTTTAACTAACTCTGCCCCGTCAGATATTCAGCAATATCTAGCTGAACGCTACAGTAAACAATATAGCAGTCGCTCTACAGCTCGATTTCTATCTTCTGCGCGTAAATTTTACCGTTATCTTCTTCAGTCTAATCAGATTAAAGTTGACCCCACCCAACAGATTGAGAGCCCCAAGATACAACCACCTGTACCTAAGTCACTGAGCGAGGATGAGGTTGATAATTTACTCAGCCAACCCGATCTGGATACAGCTCTTGGTTTGCGTGATAAAGCGATGTTGGAATTGCTCTATAGCAGTGGATTACGGATAACCGAACTTATCTCTGTCGAAATGAATCAGATTGGATTTCAGCAAGGCGTGATGCGAGTGATTGGTAAGGGTAATAAGGAACGCATAGTACCGATTGGTGAGGAAGCTCTACAGGCAATAGCGCAGTACATACGACACGGGAGGGCTGAATTGGCCAATGAAAAAGTGTCTGACTGGTTATTCTTGAGCACAAGAGGGCAGCGCATGACCCGCCAGACTTTTTGGCATCGTATAAAGTTTTATGCAAAAACTGCAGGTATTCGTAAACACCTGTCGCCCCATACCCTACGTCATGCGTTTGCTACGCACCTACTTAATCATGGTGCTGATTTAAGAACCTTGCAAATGTTGTTGGGGCATAGTGATTTATCAACTACGCAAATCTATACCTATGTTGCTAAAGAGCGGCTGAAGCAATTGCATAGCCAGCATCATCCTCGAGGTTAG
- the recJ gene encoding single-stranded-DNA-specific exonuclease RecJ, whose amino-acid sequence MQKLIRQRQLNQEAQPLTSSPVLNRVYASRGVEDPDELDYSLTKLLPYHQLKGIDAAVNLLFEAIHQQSRILIVGDFDADGATSSALTKLVLTRFGAKHVGFLVPNRFEFGYGLSPELVEVAKESCPDLIVTVDNGISSIAGVEAAKKHGIKVLVTDHHLAGEQLPEADAIVNPNQPGDLFPSKNLAGVGVVFYVLLALRARLREENWFENQSIEEPNLAHYLDIVALGTVADVVPLDANNRLLVHNGLRLIRAGRCRPGISALLQLAKRQLSKVTAMDLGFAVGPRLNAAGRLDDMAIGIECLLSENEAKANELAEILHSLNSDRQQVEQEMQDEALSKLQEIDWHSDERAHSICLYEPHWHQGVVGLLASRIKERVNKPCIVFANADETSVKGSARSVKEVHIRDALALVDSRHPQLIEKFGGHAMAAGLSLALDNLDSFQKAFEQAVTDLLKGKPIEDVIETDGPLSTEELTLDTAQELSNAGPFGQGFPEPAFDGEFEVLNHRIVGENHLKLTLRSSEQDNAVQAIAFRIDVEEWLAQPASRIRAVYKPDINDYFNVPELQLLIQYFERLA is encoded by the coding sequence ATGCAGAAACTCATTCGACAACGCCAGCTCAACCAAGAAGCTCAGCCTCTAACTTCCAGTCCGGTTCTCAACCGAGTGTACGCCTCTCGCGGAGTTGAAGATCCTGATGAGCTGGATTACAGCTTGACGAAACTTTTGCCATACCATCAATTGAAAGGGATAGACGCTGCGGTGAACCTTTTGTTTGAGGCTATTCATCAGCAAAGTCGCATTTTGATTGTCGGTGACTTTGATGCTGACGGAGCCACCAGCAGCGCTTTGACTAAATTGGTTTTAACCAGATTTGGTGCGAAGCATGTGGGCTTCCTGGTGCCAAATAGATTTGAGTTTGGTTATGGCTTGTCACCTGAGTTAGTTGAAGTTGCCAAAGAGTCTTGCCCAGATTTAATTGTTACTGTGGATAATGGCATATCCAGCATAGCTGGCGTCGAGGCTGCAAAAAAGCATGGAATTAAGGTGTTGGTTACGGACCATCACTTGGCAGGTGAACAACTTCCAGAAGCTGATGCGATAGTCAATCCAAACCAGCCAGGCGATTTATTCCCCAGTAAAAATTTGGCGGGTGTTGGCGTAGTCTTTTATGTGTTATTGGCGCTGAGAGCTCGATTAAGAGAAGAGAACTGGTTCGAAAACCAGTCCATTGAGGAACCAAATTTAGCGCACTATCTGGATATTGTTGCATTAGGAACTGTTGCCGATGTGGTGCCTCTAGATGCGAATAATCGACTTTTAGTTCACAACGGATTGCGACTGATAAGAGCAGGCCGATGCCGACCGGGTATCAGTGCATTATTGCAGTTAGCCAAGCGTCAACTGTCTAAAGTTACAGCTATGGATCTGGGTTTTGCGGTAGGCCCGCGTCTAAATGCAGCTGGTAGGCTTGATGATATGGCGATTGGTATCGAATGTCTGTTGTCAGAAAATGAAGCTAAGGCCAATGAACTTGCAGAAATTCTGCACAGCCTGAACAGCGACAGGCAGCAGGTTGAGCAGGAAATGCAGGACGAAGCATTGTCAAAGCTACAGGAAATAGACTGGCATAGTGATGAACGAGCTCACTCGATTTGTTTGTATGAACCACACTGGCATCAGGGCGTGGTTGGCTTGCTGGCTTCGCGTATCAAAGAGAGAGTGAACAAGCCCTGTATCGTTTTTGCCAATGCTGACGAGACTAGTGTAAAAGGTTCAGCGCGTTCGGTTAAGGAAGTACACATAAGAGATGCTCTGGCTTTGGTTGATAGTCGTCATCCGCAGTTAATAGAAAAGTTTGGTGGGCATGCAATGGCCGCTGGACTTTCGCTGGCACTAGATAATTTGGACTCTTTTCAGAAGGCGTTTGAGCAAGCGGTTACTGACCTGTTAAAAGGTAAACCTATCGAGGACGTTATTGAGACCGACGGTCCATTGAGTACTGAGGAGTTGACTTTAGATACTGCGCAAGAACTCAGTAATGCAGGTCCTTTTGGTCAGGGTTTTCCGGAGCCAGCGTTTGATGGTGAATTCGAGGTACTGAATCACCGGATTGTTGGAGAGAACCATTTAAAATTAACCTTGAGAAGCTCGGAGCAAGACAATGCCGTGCAGGCTATTGCCTTTAGAATAGATGTTGAGGAATGGTTAGCGCAGCCTGCCAGCAGAATTCGAGCAGTCTATAAGCCTGATATTAATGATTATTTTAATGTGCCAGAGCTGCAGCTTTTAATTCAGTATTTTGAACGTCTGGCTTAA
- the ffh gene encoding signal recognition particle protein, whose protein sequence is MFDSLSDRLSGALKTLKGKGKISEDNIKDTLREVRMALLEADVALPVVKAFIGDVKERAMGAEVGKALDPGQAFIKIVNDELIKAMGEANDALNLSAKPPVVILMAGLQGAGKTTSAGKLAHLLKTREKKSVMVASADVYRPAAIKQLETVAGEVGATFFPSSTEQKPIDIANNAIKEAKKQFIDVVIIDTAGRLAIDEAMMEEIKALHAAIDPTETLFVVDSMTGQDAANTAKAFNDALPLTGVILTKADGDARGGAALSIRHITGKPIKFIGMGEKIDQLEPFHPERVASRILGMGDVLSLIEEVERKVDKKKAEKVAKKIMKGKGFDLGDFRDQLLQMNNMGGMAGLMDKLPGMGQIPEAAKQKAMNNKMTDRMIAMINSMTPKERARPELIKGSRKKRIANGSGTQIQDVNRLLKQFNQMQKMMKKLKGPGGMMKMMRGMKGMMPPGGGMGGGPGGMPPFGR, encoded by the coding sequence ATGTTTGACAGTTTAAGTGATCGTCTCTCCGGTGCCCTGAAAACACTAAAAGGAAAGGGCAAAATCAGTGAAGACAATATTAAGGATACGTTACGTGAAGTGCGCATGGCCTTGTTGGAGGCGGATGTTGCTTTGCCTGTGGTTAAAGCCTTTATTGGCGATGTAAAAGAGCGCGCTATGGGCGCAGAAGTTGGTAAGGCTCTCGATCCAGGCCAGGCTTTCATCAAAATCGTAAATGATGAATTGATTAAGGCGATGGGCGAGGCTAACGATGCCTTGAACCTGAGTGCCAAACCACCGGTCGTTATTTTGATGGCGGGTTTGCAGGGTGCGGGTAAAACGACCAGTGCCGGTAAACTGGCTCATTTACTCAAAACTCGTGAAAAGAAATCTGTAATGGTTGCCAGTGCGGACGTTTATCGCCCTGCGGCAATTAAACAGCTGGAAACTGTTGCTGGTGAAGTTGGTGCCACCTTCTTCCCAAGTTCAACCGAGCAAAAGCCAATTGATATTGCTAATAACGCCATTAAAGAGGCGAAAAAGCAGTTTATTGATGTGGTCATTATCGATACCGCCGGTCGCCTAGCCATTGATGAAGCCATGATGGAAGAGATCAAGGCACTACATGCCGCGATTGATCCTACAGAAACGCTCTTTGTGGTCGACTCCATGACAGGTCAGGATGCGGCCAATACCGCCAAAGCTTTCAATGATGCTTTACCGTTAACAGGTGTCATTCTGACCAAAGCCGATGGTGATGCGCGTGGTGGTGCGGCTTTATCGATCCGTCATATTACCGGTAAGCCTATCAAGTTCATTGGTATGGGCGAGAAAATCGACCAGCTTGAACCATTCCACCCAGAGCGTGTGGCTTCAAGAATTCTGGGCATGGGCGATGTCCTAAGTTTAATTGAAGAAGTTGAGCGCAAGGTCGACAAGAAGAAAGCGGAAAAAGTTGCCAAGAAAATCATGAAAGGCAAAGGCTTCGATCTTGGTGATTTTCGGGACCAGCTTTTACAAATGAATAATATGGGTGGTATGGCCGGCTTAATGGACAAACTGCCGGGCATGGGGCAAATCCCAGAAGCTGCCAAACAAAAAGCCATGAACAACAAAATGACTGATCGCATGATTGCAATGATCAACTCAATGACCCCCAAAGAGCGCGCCCGCCCTGAGCTTATCAAAGGTTCTCGTAAGAAACGTATTGCCAATGGTTCAGGCACGCAAATTCAGGACGTGAACCGTTTGCTCAAGCAATTCAATCAGATGCAGAAAATGATGAAGAAGCTTAAAGGCCCTGGTGGCATGATGAAAATGATGCGCGGCATGAAAGGTATGATGCCGCCGGGCGGTGGAATGGGTGGTGGGCCAGGTGGAATGCCTCCATTCGGTCGCTAA
- the rplS gene encoding 50S ribosomal protein L19: MSNIIQQLEAEQMTKEVPTFGAGDTVIVQVKVKEGNRERLQAFEGVVIAKRNRGLNSAFTVRKISSGVGVERTFQTYSPLIDSIEVKRRGDVRKAKIYYLRERSGKSARIKEKLANRK; encoded by the coding sequence ATGAGTAACATCATCCAGCAATTAGAAGCTGAGCAAATGACTAAAGAAGTACCAACATTTGGTGCCGGTGATACCGTTATTGTTCAGGTTAAAGTTAAAGAAGGTAACCGTGAGCGTTTACAGGCTTTTGAAGGTGTTGTAATTGCAAAGCGTAACCGTGGTCTTAATTCTGCGTTCACAGTGCGTAAGATTTCTTCTGGTGTAGGCGTTGAGCGTACATTCCAGACATACAGCCCACTGATCGACAGCATTGAAGTTAAACGTCGTGGTGATGTTCGTAAAGCGAAAATCTACTACTTGCGTGAGCGTTCAGGTAAATCTGCACGTATTAAAGAAAAATTGGCTAATAGAAAGTAA
- the rpsP gene encoding 30S ribosomal protein S16 — MVTIRLARGGSKKRPFYHVVVADVRARRDGRFIERVGFFNPVARGNEERLRLDNDRIQHWIGEGAQTTDRVAALIKQATKA, encoded by the coding sequence ATGGTAACCATTCGTTTAGCTCGTGGTGGTTCTAAAAAACGCCCATTTTACCATGTAGTAGTTGCTGATGTTCGCGCACGTCGTGACGGCCGTTTCATCGAGCGTGTTGGTTTCTTCAACCCAGTTGCACGTGGTAACGAAGAGCGTTTACGCCTTGATAACGACCGTATCCAACACTGGATCGGTGAAGGCGCGCAAACAACTGACCGCGTAGCTGCTTTAATTAAACAAGCTACTAAAGCTTAA
- the trmD gene encoding tRNA (guanosine(37)-N1)-methyltransferase TrmD, which yields MNIHVISLFPAMFDGVMEQGVVGRAVKQGKVNFAVTNPRDFTTDKHRTVDDRPYGGGPGMLMMTQPLTEAIRYAETRMSLQEPSQPVYKIYLSPQGRRLNHQVVKDLAEKPNLLLVAGRYEGIDERIIESEIDDEISLGDFVLSGGEIAAMAVIDAVVRMQPGVLGHEDSAVEDSFAEGLLDHPHYTRPEVFEGRQVPPILLSGDHDNIRRWRLKQSLGRTWLRRKDLLDVMQLNDEQQKLLQEFIEEYEAHLSK from the coding sequence ATGAACATTCATGTGATTTCTTTGTTTCCTGCCATGTTCGATGGCGTAATGGAACAAGGCGTAGTTGGCAGGGCGGTTAAGCAAGGTAAAGTGAACTTTGCGGTAACTAACCCCAGGGACTTCACAACGGACAAGCATAGAACCGTTGATGACAGACCTTATGGTGGTGGCCCTGGCATGTTAATGATGACCCAGCCACTGACCGAAGCTATACGTTACGCTGAAACTCGAATGAGTTTGCAGGAACCATCACAACCTGTTTACAAAATATATCTGTCGCCACAGGGACGCAGACTTAACCACCAGGTGGTTAAGGATTTGGCCGAGAAGCCTAACCTGTTACTAGTAGCAGGGCGTTATGAAGGTATCGATGAACGCATCATTGAATCAGAAATTGATGATGAAATTTCACTCGGTGACTTTGTATTAAGTGGTGGCGAGATTGCAGCTATGGCTGTGATCGATGCAGTAGTCAGAATGCAGCCGGGGGTGCTCGGACATGAAGACTCTGCGGTTGAGGACTCTTTTGCGGAGGGTTTGTTGGATCATCCGCATTATACTAGACCTGAGGTTTTCGAAGGTCGGCAGGTCCCGCCCATATTGCTCAGTGGCGATCATGATAACATTCGTCGCTGGAGGCTGAAGCAATCTCTGGGGAGAACCTGGTTGAGACGTAAGGATTTGTTGGACGTCATGCAATTGAATGACGAGCAGCAAAAACTCTTACAGGAATTTATTGAAGAATACGAAGCACATTTGAGCAAGTAG
- a CDS encoding SEL1-like repeat protein: MHIKKLLLTFVLLSGSQTVFASNQEFYVINESDIAKADELFQNEQYEESQQLYSQLAKAGDKYSQYILSVIYMNGLTGEKNIEKAYAWARVAKEDGSKELSQHFDYIKSLIPLEQKEQIVKSSTDIYRQYSNLGVAENYLAYLKDEFPKCTGSRLKINVNACERVQVACNINSVWGGNTIPDLVSTFGKDCLEFAAKIQPENLKKMKAGIDLMEEYIQEERKKGSVIITEEK, from the coding sequence ATGCATATCAAAAAATTACTACTTACTTTCGTTCTACTATCTGGCTCTCAGACAGTTTTTGCTAGCAACCAAGAGTTTTACGTGATTAATGAGTCCGATATAGCAAAAGCAGACGAGCTATTCCAAAACGAACAATACGAAGAGTCGCAACAGCTTTACTCACAACTAGCCAAGGCCGGTGACAAATACTCTCAATATATTTTATCCGTCATCTACATGAATGGATTGACTGGCGAAAAAAATATTGAAAAGGCTTACGCTTGGGCCAGAGTAGCGAAAGAAGACGGAAGTAAAGAGCTTTCACAGCATTTTGACTATATAAAGTCACTCATCCCACTAGAACAAAAAGAACAGATAGTTAAGTCATCAACAGATATCTACCGGCAGTATAGTAACCTTGGTGTAGCGGAAAATTACCTGGCTTACCTGAAGGATGAATTCCCTAAATGTACTGGAAGCAGACTTAAGATTAATGTAAACGCCTGCGAAAGGGTTCAGGTTGCATGTAATATAAATAGCGTTTGGGGAGGCAACACTATCCCAGATCTTGTTAGCACCTTCGGTAAAGACTGTCTTGAATTTGCAGCGAAAATTCAGCCTGAGAATCTTAAGAAAATGAAGGCTGGTATCGATCTTATGGAAGAGTACATTCAAGAGGAAAGAAAAAAAGGAAGCGTAATTATTACCGAAGAGAAGTGA
- a CDS encoding cytochrome C assembly family protein, whose amino-acid sequence MLIDIITGLSYLVLAVFFILRLNHPDKEVPEWGKWLPLAPIALHLYALYLAIETGTGQNLSLFNTLSLVSLIMVLLIAIYRFNHQTPHLMLYACLFAGFVSLLNIVPEKPNIIMLKGNALAFWHIWLSVIGFSLLLIATFQSILLLFLHKKLRSRPASIHPLLPPLMQMEQFLSALVLSGIISLGIALILGFMQPDTALRAQSLHKIVLSALAWFSFCTFYLGYKLSRLSGIRFARLCIIAFVILALGYVGSKLVLDYILQRG is encoded by the coding sequence GTGTTAATTGATATAATTACCGGGCTTTCTTATCTTGTATTGGCGGTATTTTTTATTCTCCGCCTTAATCACCCGGATAAAGAAGTACCAGAATGGGGAAAATGGCTGCCTCTGGCACCAATCGCACTTCATTTGTACGCGCTTTATCTGGCCATTGAAACTGGTACCGGGCAAAATCTATCTCTATTCAACACCCTGTCGCTAGTTTCGCTGATCATGGTGTTGCTGATTGCCATTTATCGTTTTAACCATCAAACCCCGCATTTGATGCTGTACGCCTGTCTTTTTGCTGGCTTTGTTTCTCTATTAAACATAGTTCCTGAAAAACCAAACATCATAATGCTTAAGGGAAACGCCCTTGCTTTCTGGCATATATGGCTATCAGTTATTGGTTTTAGCTTACTTCTGATTGCTACTTTCCAAAGTATCCTGTTGTTGTTTCTACATAAAAAATTACGTAGCCGTCCAGCATCTATCCATCCGCTATTACCGCCATTAATGCAAATGGAGCAATTTCTATCAGCTTTGGTGCTATCAGGAATTATCAGCCTGGGTATCGCCCTGATTCTAGGCTTTATGCAGCCCGATACTGCATTACGAGCTCAGTCGCTACACAAAATTGTTCTTTCAGCTCTTGCTTGGTTCAGCTTCTGTACATTTTACCTTGGGTATAAGTTATCCCGTTTAAGTGGTATTCGGTTTGCTCGGCTATGCATTATTGCTTTCGTCATCCTCGCGTTAGGTTACGTTGGCAGTAAACTGGTGCTGGATTACATTCTGCAGCGAGGTTAA
- a CDS encoding mechanosensitive ion channel family protein encodes MKLPVDTAQITSFAENSWQVMMDYAPKVISALVVLVIGLIIIRMIVNGVRKAFEKKKFDVTLQRFLVSMISILLKAALAITVIGMLGIQMTTFVAMLGAAGLAIGLALSGTLQNFAGGVILLILRPYRVGDFVEMQGHSGTVKEIQIFNTIMTTPDNKTIIIPNSPISTGSMINYSTQPKRRVDFTIGIGYDDDIDKAREVILGVITKDERVHKDPEPFIAVSALADSSVNFVLRVWADSGDYWGVYFENLEAIKKALDANNISIPYPQRDVHLHTVEK; translated from the coding sequence ATGAAATTACCTGTTGATACTGCCCAGATAACTAGCTTTGCCGAGAATAGCTGGCAAGTGATGATGGATTATGCGCCCAAAGTGATTTCTGCACTTGTGGTTCTGGTCATTGGTCTGATCATTATTCGAATGATCGTCAATGGTGTTCGCAAAGCTTTTGAAAAGAAAAAGTTTGATGTCACATTGCAGCGCTTCTTGGTTAGCATGATTAGTATTTTGTTGAAAGCTGCGCTAGCCATTACCGTAATTGGCATGCTCGGCATACAAATGACAACCTTTGTTGCCATGCTGGGTGCTGCTGGTTTAGCTATCGGTTTGGCTCTTTCGGGGACATTACAAAACTTCGCCGGTGGAGTCATCCTTCTGATACTACGCCCTTACAGAGTAGGAGACTTTGTTGAAATGCAGGGGCACTCTGGAACCGTTAAAGAGATTCAGATTTTCAATACTATTATGACCACTCCAGACAACAAAACGATTATTATCCCTAACTCGCCAATCTCTACTGGCTCAATGATTAATTACAGTACTCAGCCTAAGCGTCGTGTCGACTTTACCATTGGCATTGGATATGACGATGATATCGATAAAGCACGTGAAGTTATTTTAGGTGTCATCACAAAAGATGAGCGAGTCCATAAAGACCCTGAGCCATTCATCGCTGTTTCAGCACTGGCCGACAGTTCGGTCAATTTCGTGCTTCGAGTGTGGGCCGACAGTGGCGATTACTGGGGGGTATACTTCGAGAATCTGGAAGCCATCAAAAAGGCACTAGATGCCAACAATATCAGCATTCCTTATCCACAAAGGGATGTGCACTTGCATACTGTTGAAAAATAA
- the rimM gene encoding ribosome maturation factor RimM (Essential for efficient processing of 16S rRNA), producing the protein MSEVFKPLIVGKLNGASGIKGWVKVYSYTDPKENILNYSPWYLKLDGQWQKVSIINGREQGKTVVAQLEGCNDRNTAESYRGVEIAIEESQLPQLEDGEYYWRDLIGLTVVNLAGEELGTVKKMMETGANDVLVVKTASKEELLIPYVPEYSVMKVDLDSKQITVDWELDYQS; encoded by the coding sequence ATGTCTGAAGTTTTTAAGCCGCTGATTGTCGGTAAATTAAACGGAGCTTCTGGCATAAAAGGGTGGGTAAAAGTCTATTCTTATACCGACCCGAAGGAGAATATCCTGAATTATAGTCCATGGTATTTGAAGCTGGATGGCCAATGGCAAAAAGTTTCAATTATTAATGGGCGTGAACAGGGTAAGACTGTGGTAGCCCAGCTTGAAGGTTGTAATGACCGAAATACGGCTGAGAGTTACCGTGGCGTTGAGATTGCAATCGAAGAGTCTCAACTGCCTCAGCTTGAAGATGGTGAGTATTACTGGCGTGATCTGATTGGATTAACGGTGGTAAACCTTGCTGGTGAAGAGCTGGGAACAGTCAAGAAAATGATGGAAACAGGTGCTAATGACGTATTAGTAGTTAAAACAGCTTCGAAAGAAGAGCTATTAATACCCTATGTACCTGAGTATAGCGTGATGAAAGTCGATCTGGATTCTAAGCAGATTACGGTTGACTGGGAGTTAGACTATCAGTCATGA
- a CDS encoding thioredoxin fold domain-containing protein, giving the protein MKKLFVLLIVSFCIPLATAASKALSEEEIIAMLEARFPGAVIEHVAPSEVDSLYSFVLQGDLYYISNDGKYLIDGKMLDISEEKIRNISMERMSQIDQMKSPMRKREMAKVKDDDMVIFKAPNEEHVISVFTDIDCGYCQKMHRERDDYLSRGITIRYLAFPRAGLNSSSADKLKGIWCAKDQQTAMTEAKIDRKYREGNCQTPFAEQMSLVRKFGIRGTPGIILENGDLIGGYLPAEIMRQRLDQLKKEQK; this is encoded by the coding sequence ATGAAAAAGCTGTTTGTTCTTTTAATCGTTAGCTTTTGTATACCACTTGCTACTGCAGCCAGTAAAGCTCTCAGCGAAGAGGAAATAATAGCAATGCTTGAAGCGCGCTTCCCGGGAGCGGTCATCGAGCATGTAGCTCCATCCGAAGTTGACTCCCTCTATTCTTTCGTACTGCAAGGAGACCTCTATTACATCTCCAATGATGGTAAGTATTTGATTGATGGAAAGATGCTGGATATTTCTGAAGAGAAAATTCGTAATATCTCAATGGAACGCATGAGTCAGATTGATCAGATGAAATCACCAATGCGTAAGCGTGAAATGGCTAAAGTGAAAGATGACGACATGGTGATTTTCAAGGCACCCAATGAAGAGCATGTTATAAGCGTTTTTACTGACATCGACTGTGGTTACTGTCAGAAAATGCATCGTGAGCGTGATGATTATCTAAGTAGAGGGATTACCATTCGTTATCTGGCATTTCCAAGAGCAGGTTTGAACTCATCCTCAGCTGATAAACTAAAAGGTATTTGGTGTGCAAAGGATCAGCAGACAGCTATGACGGAAGCGAAAATTGACCGCAAGTATCGTGAAGGTAATTGTCAAACGCCATTCGCAGAGCAAATGAGTCTGGTTCGTAAATTCGGTATCCGTGGTACTCCAGGAATCATCCTGGAAAATGGTGACTTAATTGGTGGCTACTTGCCAGCTGAGATTATGCGTCAGCGCCTTGACCAGTTAAAGAAAGAGCAAAAATAA